A stretch of the Gossypium hirsutum isolate 1008001.06 chromosome D07, Gossypium_hirsutum_v2.1, whole genome shotgun sequence genome encodes the following:
- the LOC107932996 gene encoding COP9 signalosome complex subunit 5b-like — protein sequence MGTGEQYPHGETPHLSSGTIYDETALAKFQQGKPSANDHHYFKSVKIFALALLKMVVYAQSGGSIEVMGLMQGKTDSDSIVMDAFTLHVVGTKIRVNAQAGAYEYMVDYSQTNK from the coding sequence ATGGGAACTGGAGAACAATATCCTCACGGTGAAACACCACACCTTTCATCAGGCACTATCTACGACGAGACCGCTCTAGCCAAGTTCCAACAAGGCAAGCCTTCGGCCAATGATCACCACTACTTCAAAAGCGTTAAGATCTTTGCCCTTGCTCTCCTTAAGATGGTTGTCTATGCCCAATCTGGTGGCTCCATTGAGGTCATGGGGCTGATGCAAGGCAAGACTGACTCCGACTCCATTGTAATGGACGCCTTTACTTTGCATGTTGTAGGCACCAAAATTAGGGTTAACGCTCAGGCTGGGGCCTATGAGTATATGGTCGATTATTCCCAGACCAACAAGTAG